One Paracoccaceae bacterium genomic region harbors:
- a CDS encoding DJ-1/PfpI family protein: MAGGKVLIIVGDASETVDTLYPYYRLIEGGFTPVVAGPEKRAFQMVLHEVRPGWTITREWEGYQITADVSFAEVDPAGYLGIFFSGGRAPEYIRDDEDLIRITRHFFAENKPVASVCHGVEIPARAGCVSGRRMATVAKCRFDLEVCGGIYVDAPCVVDGNLVSGRTFHDHGHYMGAWMALLDRAQGPGS; this comes from the coding sequence ATGGCGGGCGGCAAGGTTCTGATCATCGTGGGCGATGCCAGCGAAACGGTGGATACGCTTTACCCCTATTACCGGCTGATCGAGGGGGGCTTTACCCCCGTGGTCGCGGGCCCCGAGAAACGCGCCTTCCAGATGGTCCTGCATGAAGTGCGCCCCGGCTGGACCATCACCCGTGAATGGGAAGGGTATCAGATCACGGCCGATGTCAGCTTTGCCGAGGTGGACCCGGCCGGCTACCTTGGCATTTTCTTTTCCGGCGGGCGCGCGCCGGAATACATCCGCGACGACGAAGACCTGATCCGCATCACCCGGCATTTCTTTGCCGAGAACAAGCCCGTGGCCAGCGTCTGCCACGGGGTCGAGATTCCCGCCCGTGCGGGCTGCGTTTCCGGGCGGCGCATGGCGACGGTGGCCAAGTGCCGGTTCGATCTTGAGGTCTGCGGCGGAATCTATGTCGACGCGCCTTGCGTGGTTGACGGCAACCTGGTGTCAGGCCGCACCTTTCACGACCACGGGCATTACATGGGCGCCTGGATGGCGCTGCTCGACCGGGCGCAGGGGCCGGGATCGTGA